GAATATACTCAAAATAGTATTGAGATCTATACGTACGCGACAATTATCTATTTGGTATTCAATCTGTCTTTGATTGCAATTATGGGTTTCATTGAACGTAAACTGCGCGTACCTGGACTGATTGCAGGAGGTCGCAAATGAATATGATGACCGAATTGGCAACCGCTTATCCCGGCCTGATGGGCGGCATGATGACCACCTTGAAAGTGCTGGTGTTGGCCATTATTGGTGGTATCAGTTTAGGAACAATACTGGCATTGATGCGTTTGTCTGGTATCAAAGCCCTTGAGATACCTGCAAAATTGTACGTCAACTATTTCCGTTCAGTGCCGCTGCTGCTGGTGTTGCTCTGGTTTTATTTTGCCGTACCGATGATTTATTTTTGGATAGCTGGCAAATATCTGCAACTTGATGCTGCTTTTGCGTCTTGTGTGGTGGCCTTTATGATGTTTGAAGCTGCTTACTTCTCAGAAGTGGTACGAGCGGGTATTCAATCGATTGGTAGCGGGCAGGTCAACGCTGCCAAAGCGCTTGGCATGACCTATGGGCAGACCATGCGTTTGGTAATTTTGCCACAAGCGTTTCGAAAAATGCTGCCATTGATTTTGCAGCAGTGTATTATTTTATTCCAAGACACGACACTGGTATTTGCCATTGGCCTGACGGACTTTTTCCGCGCAGCCTATGTCCGCGGTGAGCTAATGGGACTACTCACGCCTTATATCTTAGGCGCTGGTGCGATTTACTTCATCATCAGTTTGAGTGCGTCTATTGGCGTACAGCAGCTACAAAAACGGTTAAGGTTCTAGCACCGTTTTTGTACCAGTTTTTTCGTGTTAACACTTTTATTGAGTAGCGACTATCAATAACAATTATCAAAAATAATGTGGTTAGGAGCCAGTGATGAGTAATGCTGATACGTATACAAACGCTTTTGGTGGACTGGTCACCAATAATGGTCATGCGAGTGACGAGATAGTCATTCAAATGAGTGAAGTCAGCAAATGGTATGGCGATTTCCAAGTACTAAAAGACTGTACCGCCCACGTTCATAAGGGCGATGTGGTGGTTGTTTGCGGCCCATCGGGTAGTGGTAAATCCACTCTGATTAAGACAGCCAACGGATTGGAACCTTTTCAAAAAGGTAAAATCATGGTCAATGGCATCTCTGTCGGTGACCCAAAAACCAATTTGCCTCAATTGCGTAGCCGCGTTGGGATGGTGTTTCAGCACTTTGAGTTGTTTCCGCATCTGACCATTATCGATAATTTGACAGTGGCGCAGATCAAGGTGTTGGGACGCAAAGAGTCTGAAGCCAAGCAAAAAGCAATGGCGTATCTAGATCGCGTTGGTCTGACGGTACAAGCCGCCAAATATCCAGCCGAGCTGTCTGGTGGCCAGCAGCAACGTGTGGCAATCGCTCGTGCGCTTGCGATGGATCCGGTGGCAATGCTGTTTGACGAACCAACGTCGGCGCTTGACCCTGAGATGATTCAGGAAGTACTTGATGTCATGGTGGAGCTGACTCGTGATGGCATGACCATGATGTGTGTGACGCACGAGATGGGTTTTGCCAGTCAGGTAGCCAACCGAATCATCTTTATGGATGAGGGCAATATCGTCGAAAACTGTAGTAAAGATGAGTTCTTTGAAGGTGCAAAAAGTGAGCGTGCGCAGATGTTCT
This is a stretch of genomic DNA from Psychrobacter alimentarius. It encodes these proteins:
- a CDS encoding ABC transporter permease subunit (The N-terminal region of this protein, as described by TIGR01726, is a three transmembrane segment that identifies a subfamily of ABC transporter permease subunits, which specificities that include histidine, arginine, glutamine, glutamate, L-cystine (sic), the opines (in Agrobacterium) octopine and nopaline, etc.); this translates as MNMMTELATAYPGLMGGMMTTLKVLVLAIIGGISLGTILALMRLSGIKALEIPAKLYVNYFRSVPLLLVLLWFYFAVPMIYFWIAGKYLQLDAAFASCVVAFMMFEAAYFSEVVRAGIQSIGSGQVNAAKALGMTYGQTMRLVILPQAFRKMLPLILQQCIILFQDTTLVFAIGLTDFFRAAYVRGELMGLLTPYILGAGAIYFIISLSASIGVQQLQKRLRF
- a CDS encoding amino acid ABC transporter ATP-binding protein; amino-acid sequence: MSEVSKWYGDFQVLKDCTAHVHKGDVVVVCGPSGSGKSTLIKTANGLEPFQKGKIMVNGISVGDPKTNLPQLRSRVGMVFQHFELFPHLTIIDNLTVAQIKVLGRKESEAKQKAMAYLDRVGLTVQAAKYPAELSGGQQQRVAIARALAMDPVAMLFDEPTSALDPEMIQEVLDVMVELTRDGMTMMCVTHEMGFASQVANRIIFMDEGNIVENCSKDEFFEGAKSERAQMFLSKILNH